A single Leptospira biflexa serovar Patoc strain 'Patoc 1 (Paris)' DNA region contains:
- a CDS encoding ZIP family metal transporter: protein MFVDLLSLHPVVLALLATGFTWFCTAFGAGFVFFFRTVPRPVFNAMLGFASGIMIAASFWSLLLPSIALSENAGQTAWLHVSFGFLSGGLSLYALHKLLPHLHVGLEENRLEGGKSSFQRSLLLILAITLHNIPEGLAVGVAFGALGEGFTYEALMAAMVVAFGIGIQNIPEGAAVSIPLLREGFTAKKSFWYGQLSGFVEPIGGLLGAALVFYVESILPFALSFAAGAMIFVVVEELIPESHTGKETEMATLGAMFGFVLMMALDVGLG from the coding sequence ATGTTTGTTGACCTGCTATCTCTCCACCCAGTGGTTTTGGCCCTCCTTGCCACTGGATTCACTTGGTTTTGTACAGCCTTTGGCGCTGGGTTTGTTTTTTTCTTTCGTACGGTTCCAAGGCCTGTATTCAATGCGATGCTTGGGTTTGCTTCGGGCATCATGATTGCTGCCAGTTTTTGGTCACTTTTACTGCCTTCGATAGCACTTTCAGAAAACGCAGGCCAGACTGCATGGCTTCACGTGAGCTTTGGGTTTTTGTCAGGTGGCCTTAGTTTGTATGCTCTCCACAAACTCCTCCCACACTTACATGTGGGATTAGAAGAAAACCGTTTGGAAGGAGGGAAGTCTTCTTTCCAAAGGAGTTTGTTACTCATCCTTGCCATCACCTTACACAATATCCCTGAGGGCCTTGCTGTGGGTGTCGCCTTTGGTGCCTTAGGTGAAGGGTTTACTTACGAGGCTTTGATGGCGGCAATGGTCGTTGCCTTTGGAATTGGGATTCAAAATATCCCAGAAGGAGCTGCTGTTTCCATTCCACTCTTACGAGAAGGTTTTACTGCCAAAAAAAGTTTTTGGTATGGACAACTTTCAGGGTTTGTGGAGCCGATTGGTGGGCTTCTCGGTGCGGCCCTTGTGTTTTATGTAGAGAGTATCCTTCCCTTTGCACTGTCGTTTGCGGCAGGAGCCATGATCTTTGTGGTTGTCGAAGAACTCATTCCGGAATCCCATACGGGAAAGGAAACGGAGATGGCAACTCTTGGGGCGATGTTTGGATTTGTGCTCATGATGGCACTTGACGTGGGGCTTGGGTGA